Proteins encoded in a region of the Romeriopsis navalis LEGE 11480 genome:
- the dxs gene encoding 1-deoxy-D-xylulose-5-phosphate synthase, with protein MHLSELTHPNQLHGLSIKELQEIGRQIREKHLETVSTSGGHLGPGLGVVELTLALYQTLDLDHDKVVWDVGHQAYPHKLITGRYKDFHTLRQKDGVCGYLKIDESPFDHFGAGHASTSISSALGMALARDARGEDHKCVAIIGDGSLTGGMALEAINHAGHLPTTRLLVVLNDNEMSISPNVGAIPRYLNKIRLSPPMQFISDNLEEQVRNLPFSPELNRVKEGMKRLAVPKVGAVFEELGFTYMGPVDGHNLEELLATFKEAHKHPGPVLVHVSTTKGKGYAIAENDQVGYHAQNPFDIASGKSKPSGKPKPPGYSKVFGATLSTLAENDRRIIGITAAMATGTGLDIFQKRVPEQYIDVGIAEQHAVTLAAGLAADGMRPIATIYSTFLQRAYDQIIHDVCIQNLPVFFCLDRAGIVGADGPTHQGMYDIAYLRCIPNMVMMAPKDEAELQRMLVTGIEHDGPIAMRYPRGSGYGVPLMDEGWEPLEIGKAELLRSGDDVLIVAYGSMVYPAMQTAELMREHGVEATVVNARFAKPLDTDMILPLAKQIGRVVTMEEGCIKGGFGTGLLEELMEANIFVPVKRIGVPDLLVEHATPDQSKAELRLTPAQMSEDIIQLVGKPVAIGV; from the coding sequence ATGCATCTGAGTGAATTGACCCACCCTAACCAGTTGCACGGACTGTCGATTAAAGAACTTCAAGAAATCGGTCGGCAGATTCGTGAAAAGCATTTGGAAACCGTGTCGACGAGTGGGGGACACCTCGGCCCTGGGCTCGGTGTCGTTGAACTCACCTTGGCTCTATATCAAACCCTTGATTTAGATCACGATAAAGTTGTCTGGGATGTTGGCCACCAAGCCTATCCCCATAAATTAATTACTGGCCGCTACAAGGATTTCCACACGCTGCGCCAAAAGGATGGTGTGTGTGGTTATTTGAAGATCGATGAAAGTCCGTTTGATCACTTCGGAGCAGGCCATGCATCCACCAGTATTTCCTCCGCCTTGGGCATGGCCCTGGCGCGGGATGCCCGGGGCGAAGACCACAAATGTGTGGCGATTATCGGCGATGGTTCCTTAACCGGCGGCATGGCCCTCGAAGCGATTAATCACGCGGGACATCTACCCACCACCCGGTTGCTCGTCGTGTTGAACGACAACGAAATGTCGATCTCCCCGAACGTCGGCGCCATTCCCCGCTACCTGAACAAAATTCGGCTCAGCCCGCCGATGCAGTTCATCAGCGACAACCTGGAAGAGCAAGTCCGCAACCTGCCCTTCTCCCCCGAATTAAATCGGGTCAAAGAAGGCATGAAACGACTCGCGGTGCCCAAGGTTGGGGCGGTATTTGAAGAACTCGGCTTCACTTACATGGGGCCAGTCGATGGTCACAATTTGGAAGAATTACTTGCCACCTTTAAGGAAGCCCACAAGCATCCCGGCCCGGTTTTAGTCCATGTTTCGACCACGAAGGGCAAAGGTTATGCGATCGCCGAAAACGATCAAGTCGGCTACCACGCCCAAAATCCCTTTGACATCGCTTCTGGCAAGTCGAAGCCCTCGGGCAAACCCAAGCCACCCGGCTACTCCAAAGTGTTTGGGGCCACCCTCTCGACCCTGGCGGAAAACGATCGCCGCATCATTGGAATTACCGCCGCCATGGCCACGGGTACAGGACTGGATATTTTCCAAAAGCGGGTGCCAGAACAATACATTGATGTCGGCATTGCGGAACAGCACGCCGTTACCCTAGCCGCCGGTTTAGCCGCCGATGGCATGCGCCCAATTGCCACAATCTACTCCACCTTCCTGCAACGTGCCTACGACCAAATCATCCACGACGTTTGCATCCAGAATTTACCGGTCTTTTTCTGCCTCGATCGAGCCGGCATTGTCGGCGCCGATGGCCCCACCCACCAGGGCATGTATGACATCGCTTACCTGCGCTGCATCCCGAATATGGTGATGATGGCCCCCAAAGACGAAGCCGAACTTCAGCGCATGCTCGTCACCGGCATTGAACATGATGGCCCGATCGCCATGCGCTATCCACGGGGCAGTGGCTATGGTGTGCCGCTGATGGACGAAGGCTGGGAACCCCTGGAAATTGGCAAGGCCGAACTGCTCCGGAGCGGCGATGATGTGTTGATCGTGGCCTACGGCTCGATGGTCTATCCCGCGATGCAAACCGCTGAGCTGATGCGCGAACATGGGGTGGAAGCCACCGTCGTAAATGCCCGCTTCGCCAAACCCCTCGACACCGATATGATTCTGCCGCTAGCTAAGCAAATTGGTCGGGTAGTGACCATGGAAGAAGGCTGCATCAAAGGTGGATTTGGCACCGGCTTGCTTGAGGAACTGATGGAAGCCAACATTTTCGTACCGGTCAAGCGGATTGGCGTCCCTGATCTGCTGGTCGAACATGCCACACCGGATCAGTCCAAAGCCGAACTGCGGCTCACACCCGCGCAAATGTCAGAGGACATTATCCAATTGGTCGGCAAACCCGTAGCGATCGGCGTCTAA
- a CDS encoding NmrA family NAD(P)-binding protein: MATKTAVLIAGATGTLGFEIAKQLSRQEGVQVNALVRPGSESNPHKQEKLEALRQHNVTLVEGDLLDKNSLTNACQNIEVVISAVNGDANIMVEGQTNLIKAAEAGGVRRFIPSDYSVDYRKLDWGDNYQLNFRKAILTTLQGSKKLSYTLILSGVFMETLFNPFGMVFDFQKGRFKYWGDGETAFNTTSLHDVAAFTAAAALDEGLANQALEIAGDTLTMKELKALYEENTIEVLHTRNPGSVADLLNWIAVHRENSASPNDYLAQQYHYALVSGKGALDKDLKDRYPNLRAISVKEYIRNHYKTENLGVRV; the protein is encoded by the coding sequence ATGGCCACAAAAACTGCTGTCCTCATCGCTGGTGCAACTGGCACCCTGGGATTTGAAATCGCCAAGCAGCTTTCCCGTCAGGAAGGCGTTCAGGTAAATGCGCTCGTACGTCCCGGTTCCGAATCGAACCCCCACAAGCAAGAAAAGCTAGAAGCACTCCGTCAGCACAACGTCACACTCGTCGAAGGTGACTTGCTCGACAAAAATAGCTTGACCAACGCTTGCCAAAACATTGAAGTGGTAATCTCCGCGGTCAACGGCGACGCCAACATCATGGTCGAAGGTCAGACTAATTTGATCAAAGCGGCTGAAGCCGGTGGCGTCCGTCGCTTCATCCCCTCCGACTACAGCGTGGACTACCGCAAACTTGACTGGGGCGACAACTACCAGCTCAACTTCCGCAAAGCCATCCTCACCACACTTCAAGGCAGCAAGAAGCTTTCCTATACGTTGATTCTCAGCGGCGTATTTATGGAAACGCTATTCAACCCCTTCGGCATGGTCTTCGACTTCCAAAAAGGCCGCTTCAAGTATTGGGGTGATGGCGAGACGGCTTTCAACACCACTAGCCTGCATGATGTCGCAGCGTTCACCGCGGCGGCGGCCCTCGACGAAGGTTTGGCCAACCAAGCGCTCGAAATCGCCGGTGATACCCTCACCATGAAGGAACTCAAGGCGCTCTACGAAGAGAATACGATTGAAGTGTTGCACACACGCAACCCTGGCAGCGTCGCTGACTTGCTCAACTGGATTGCCGTTCACCGCGAAAACTCCGCCTCCCCGAACGACTACCTAGCGCAGCAATACCACTACGCCCTCGTCTCCGGCAAAGGTGCCTTAGATAAGGATTTGAAAGATCGCTATCCCAACCTGCGGGCGATTAGCGTCAAAGAGTACATCCGCAACCACTACAAGACCGAGAATTTGGGTGTGCGCGTCTAG
- a CDS encoding GUN4 domain-containing protein produces MANNWAIVVGVNEYDFLPEASLKFAVSDALAMRSFLCEQVGFPENQVLLCGDGQAGTKKATRPVLRDILLHQLARAREADNLWFFFSGHGLDEHLMPIDGNPKDLHDTAISIHFVTEQLRACKAKNIVLILDMCRNESRDTGRKSLESVEASLRQLVKEREGQQGIITLFSCGRGQSSYELATLQQGAFTYALLEGLKQTSILKDLETYLARRVPELHQKAGKTTRKQVPLVIPEPGWKYEEPILSDYATVVDVSRLKELAINAEWNGDFEKAIQYLKQINLAASDVTDKEQALNRILNLMGQSPPAPTVAPASTAKPNRSSPQPSPAATPSEGIDSIPLESQQGVDYCKLRDLLKARKWEEADQETLAVMLQAANRKSAGWLDSDSLKQFPCKDLRTIDQLWVKASNGHFGFSVQKKIWEECGRPMSLGKDWDRFCNKIGWKSGSSYVNYSDMPKNARDFLKGELPVFFGFVFFGVWGSDEVWFSFLAQRLVNCSTQQS; encoded by the coding sequence ATGGCAAATAATTGGGCGATCGTTGTTGGCGTAAATGAATATGACTTTTTGCCGGAGGCTTCGTTGAAGTTTGCGGTGAGTGATGCGCTGGCGATGCGATCGTTCTTATGTGAGCAGGTAGGATTCCCAGAAAATCAGGTTTTGCTATGTGGTGATGGGCAGGCAGGCACAAAGAAAGCAACACGCCCAGTGCTGCGGGATATTTTGTTGCACCAGCTAGCACGGGCAAGGGAAGCCGATAATCTGTGGTTTTTCTTCAGTGGGCATGGCTTGGATGAGCATTTGATGCCGATCGATGGCAATCCTAAAGACCTTCACGATACAGCGATTTCGATCCATTTTGTGACAGAGCAACTGCGAGCTTGCAAGGCAAAAAATATCGTGCTGATTTTGGATATGTGTCGCAATGAAAGCCGGGATACGGGGCGTAAGAGTCTGGAATCGGTGGAGGCCTCGCTGCGGCAGTTAGTCAAAGAACGCGAGGGTCAGCAGGGAATTATCACGCTATTTTCCTGTGGTCGGGGGCAGAGTTCCTATGAGCTAGCGACACTGCAACAAGGCGCATTTACCTATGCGCTGCTGGAAGGACTAAAGCAGACCAGCATTCTGAAGGATTTGGAAACGTATTTGGCGCGGCGGGTGCCGGAGCTACACCAGAAAGCCGGAAAGACAACGCGGAAGCAGGTGCCCTTGGTAATTCCCGAGCCGGGATGGAAATACGAGGAGCCGATTTTGAGTGACTATGCGACGGTAGTAGATGTGTCGCGACTGAAGGAACTGGCGATCAATGCGGAGTGGAATGGTGACTTCGAGAAAGCAATTCAATACTTGAAGCAGATAAATCTGGCGGCAAGTGATGTGACTGATAAGGAACAGGCTTTAAATCGAATTCTGAACTTGATGGGGCAATCACCACCAGCCCCAACAGTCGCGCCAGCATCGACTGCCAAACCCAATCGATCATCGCCACAACCCTCACCGGCAGCTACACCCAGTGAGGGGATTGACTCTATTCCCCTCGAATCACAGCAAGGCGTGGACTATTGCAAACTTCGAGATTTACTGAAGGCGCGCAAATGGGAAGAGGCAGATCAAGAAACTCTAGCAGTAATGCTCCAAGCGGCAAATCGCAAGTCAGCCGGGTGGCTTGATTCTGATTCACTCAAGCAGTTTCCATGCAAAGATTTAAGGACGATAGACCAACTCTGGGTCAAAGCTAGCAACGGACACTTTGGCTTCTCAGTGCAGAAAAAGATTTGGGAAGAATGCGGCAGACCAATGTCTCTTGGCAAAGATTGGGACCGATTCTGCAATAAAATCGGCTGGAAGAGCGGCAGCAGTTACGTGAACTACTCAGACATGCCGAAAAATGCTCGAGATTTTCTGAAGGGAGAATTACCCGTTTTTTTTGGTTTTGTTTTTTTTGGTGTGTGGGGTAGTGATGAGGTTTGGTTCTCTTTTCTCGCGCAAAGACTTGTGAACTGTAGCACGCAACAGTCCTAG
- a CDS encoding transposase: MRPLRIVNWNYCYHVTIRCNNREFRLTRRECRQVFLYALSQCRAKFGFKLYGLCVMSNHVHYLIEPRVPEDLPRVMHWLNWYSAMCFNRMLNRTGHFWEKRYHSTGFPNSDYRRALNTLRYIHGNPKAAAMQPGFFYDFSNYGIYDRLTVDGLTQWHPAFLALAASLELCAAAYRQFCRRYQPQPKSAHRNRWGSKLLAKIRARGKPKKVSPGQKTLWDDWDLPAAEILAVAEKFVQANQYPQKPPDP; this comes from the coding sequence ATGCGTCCATTGCGAATTGTGAACTGGAATTATTGCTATCACGTTACTATTCGCTGTAACAATCGCGAATTTCGATTGACGCGGCGAGAATGTCGGCAGGTGTTTTTGTATGCGTTGTCGCAGTGTCGGGCGAAGTTTGGGTTTAAGCTGTACGGCCTATGTGTGATGAGTAACCATGTGCATTACCTGATTGAGCCACGGGTGCCGGAGGATTTGCCACGGGTGATGCATTGGTTGAATTGGTACAGTGCGATGTGTTTTAACCGCATGTTGAATCGAACGGGGCATTTTTGGGAGAAGCGTTATCACAGCACGGGGTTTCCGAATAGTGATTATCGGCGGGCGCTGAATACGTTGCGTTACATTCATGGGAATCCGAAAGCAGCGGCGATGCAGCCGGGGTTCTTTTATGACTTTAGTAATTACGGGATTTATGACCGGTTGACGGTGGATGGGCTGACGCAGTGGCATCCGGCATTTCTGGCATTGGCGGCGAGTCTGGAACTATGTGCGGCGGCGTATCGCCAGTTTTGTCGGCGATATCAGCCACAGCCGAAGTCGGCACATCGAAATCGGTGGGGTAGCAAGCTACTGGCAAAGATTCGGGCGCGGGGGAAGCCAAAGAAAGTGAGTCCGGGACAGAAAACTCTGTGGGACGATTGGGATCTGCCGGCAGCGGAAATATTGGCGGTGGCGGAGAAATTTGTACAGGCCAATCAATATCCGCAGAAACCGCCGGATCCCTAG
- a CDS encoding slr1306 family protein — MSINFRPWVIGGLGLAGSIWILDGITDFLGDWIPAIVIGSGITWSYLKFKGMPQVVQPISTRPITVETVKDAVAEAEGIVNQLATEVTDLSRDGSAQHLSNLRLQIHSLLSGLDRDEIRLAVMGGKGVGKSSLTELLEQDWIADISQQLHLADTPALFSAWGDAQKLEDHAWQQGKAADLVMFLTDGDLTESQMQVLQQLTAAHRRTLLVFNKQDQYLPREQTEILAKLQDRVSEIIRPEDVVTIATQPRPIKVRQHQADGSVKEWLEEPGKQITSLTDRLTEILLKEGQKLVLASSLGNAEALKSEARVQLNAIRRDRAMPLIERTQWLVAGTAFANPFPALDLLATAAINGQMVMELSQLYQKPLSTEQAQVIAKALASLMLKLGVVEAGTQAIAAVLKTNAITYAAGGLAQGVSGAYFSRLAGLTLIEYFETAHNPQWVKQDKLQSILKSVFQRNQRTTVLQLFVKQAVDRLIAETPVIAARTGTASSSTAATVEVTVAPQSTVNPPQPLTAEPKRQPLRLDTPETPNANEERELEPVYEERC, encoded by the coding sequence ATGTCGATCAATTTTCGCCCGTGGGTTATCGGTGGATTGGGCCTCGCCGGTTCAATTTGGATACTGGATGGAATCACCGATTTTCTCGGGGATTGGATACCCGCGATCGTCATTGGTAGCGGCATTACTTGGAGTTATCTCAAATTCAAGGGGATGCCCCAGGTGGTTCAGCCTATTAGTACCCGGCCAATTACCGTGGAAACGGTCAAGGATGCCGTCGCTGAAGCCGAAGGGATTGTTAATCAATTAGCCACCGAAGTGACAGATTTGTCCCGTGATGGCAGTGCCCAGCATTTATCCAACCTGCGGCTGCAAATTCATAGTCTTCTGAGTGGGCTCGATCGCGACGAAATTCGCTTAGCCGTGATGGGGGGCAAAGGCGTCGGCAAAAGTAGCCTGACCGAATTACTGGAGCAGGACTGGATTGCCGACATCTCGCAACAGCTTCACTTAGCCGATACGCCCGCTTTATTTTCCGCCTGGGGCGACGCCCAGAAACTCGAAGACCACGCCTGGCAGCAAGGCAAGGCCGCCGACTTGGTCATGTTTCTCACCGATGGCGATCTGACTGAATCGCAAATGCAAGTGCTCCAACAGTTAACGGCAGCACACCGCCGCACATTGTTAGTCTTTAACAAACAAGATCAATACTTGCCCCGCGAGCAAACCGAAATTCTCGCCAAACTCCAAGACCGCGTCAGTGAGATTATCCGGCCAGAAGATGTCGTGACCATTGCCACTCAACCGCGCCCGATCAAAGTGCGGCAACACCAAGCCGATGGTTCCGTCAAAGAATGGCTTGAAGAACCGGGAAAACAAATTACCAGTCTCACCGATCGGCTCACAGAAATCCTGCTCAAGGAAGGCCAAAAATTAGTCCTGGCCAGCTCCCTCGGTAACGCCGAAGCCTTAAAATCCGAAGCCCGCGTCCAACTCAATGCGATTCGCCGCGATCGCGCGATGCCGCTGATTGAGCGCACCCAATGGCTCGTCGCGGGGACCGCCTTTGCCAATCCCTTCCCCGCCCTCGACCTCTTGGCCACCGCCGCCATTAACGGCCAAATGGTCATGGAGCTGAGCCAGCTCTACCAAAAACCGCTCTCCACCGAACAAGCCCAAGTGATTGCCAAGGCCCTCGCCAGCCTGATGCTGAAGTTAGGGGTGGTTGAAGCAGGCACCCAAGCAATCGCCGCTGTACTCAAGACAAATGCGATTACCTACGCCGCCGGGGGACTAGCCCAAGGCGTCAGCGGTGCCTATTTCAGCCGGTTAGCTGGCCTCACATTAATCGAATACTTTGAAACCGCACACAATCCGCAATGGGTGAAGCAAGACAAGCTCCAAAGCATCCTCAAATCGGTGTTCCAACGCAATCAACGGACGACCGTGCTGCAATTATTTGTGAAACAAGCGGTCGATCGATTAATTGCCGAAACGCCGGTGATCGCAGCTCGTACCGGTACCGCATCAAGTTCCACCGCCGCCACCGTTGAAGTCACCGTCGCCCCCCAATCCACAGTCAACCCGCCTCAACCCCTCACAGCCGAACCGAAGCGCCAGCCTTTACGACTGGATACACCAGAAACACCGAACGCCAATGAAGAACGGGAACTGGAGCCAGTTTATGAAGAGCGCTGCTAA
- a CDS encoding Tex family protein — protein MNIPQLLAQELSLRPHQVESALALMAEGATVPFIARYRKERTDSMDEVQLRNLFDRYAYLTELQDRKKTILESISTQGKLTPELQKQIETCLQKTDLEDLYLPYRPKRRTRATIAKERGLAPLATWLQAQNQAGTNVDQAAINAQAKPHVKNEKGLETVEAVLQGASDILAEAVSERAALRAYLRDYLLNKSLITASISAKKHPEGSTKFEMYRSYQNPTKSIPAHNLLALYRGEAEGIVSFNLDFDEDWVQDYLAQQTLRTKAPALRDFYRSMLKDAFNRLMKTSLINEVRAEKKQAADLDSIKTFETNLRELLLSAPAGMKPTLAIDPGFRTGCKVTALDQTGKFLEYQAIFPHTGKQDQAMVILKQLIAKHNIQLIAIGNGTASRETDEFVGKVLNELNGPKPIKVIVNESGASIYSASEVAINEFPDLDITVRGAISIGRRLQDPLAELVKIDPKSIGVGQYQHDVDQKLLKKQLDETIESCVNFVGVDLNTASQELLTSVSGINATVANNVVNYRNENGAFTNRKALLKVPKLGPKAFEQAAGFLRIRGGKNPLDNTAVHPERYKLVETIAKDLGVDLSETAKIAQQLQQNLQRYVSDQVGEPTLRDIVAELEKPGRDPRAAFQYATFREDIKEMRDLREGLELEGVVTNVANFGAFVDIGVHQDGLVHVSQLADRFVSDPKEIVKVGQVVKVRVLEVNEALKRISLSMRAPSGQSPSRATATTAPQRQAKPHKNSAPAIQSTRQPAAKPATLEDLKAKFGKSKR, from the coding sequence ATGAACATCCCCCAACTGCTCGCCCAAGAACTCTCCCTGCGTCCGCATCAAGTCGAAAGTGCCTTAGCGTTAATGGCGGAAGGTGCCACCGTTCCGTTTATCGCGCGTTATCGCAAAGAGCGGACGGACTCCATGGACGAAGTGCAGTTGCGTAACCTGTTCGATCGCTATGCCTACCTGACCGAACTCCAAGACCGCAAAAAGACTATCCTCGAATCGATCTCAACCCAAGGCAAACTCACGCCCGAACTGCAAAAACAGATCGAAACCTGTTTGCAGAAGACGGACCTGGAAGATCTGTATCTGCCCTATCGTCCAAAGCGTCGCACCCGTGCGACGATCGCCAAAGAACGTGGCCTTGCCCCCTTAGCCACATGGTTGCAAGCCCAGAACCAAGCCGGCACGAACGTGGACCAAGCGGCGATCAATGCCCAAGCCAAACCCCACGTTAAAAATGAAAAAGGCTTAGAAACCGTTGAAGCTGTGTTGCAAGGGGCCTCGGATATTCTGGCTGAAGCAGTCTCAGAACGGGCCGCACTGCGGGCCTACCTGCGCGATTACTTGCTCAACAAGAGCTTGATTACGGCTTCCATCAGCGCCAAAAAACATCCCGAAGGCAGCACCAAATTCGAGATGTACCGCAGTTATCAAAACCCCACGAAATCGATCCCGGCCCACAACCTCTTGGCCCTCTATCGGGGTGAAGCCGAAGGCATTGTTAGCTTTAATCTCGACTTTGATGAAGACTGGGTGCAGGATTATCTCGCCCAACAAACCCTTCGCACAAAAGCCCCGGCCCTGCGCGATTTTTATCGATCGATGCTCAAAGATGCCTTTAATCGCTTGATGAAGACATCGCTGATTAATGAGGTCCGCGCCGAGAAAAAGCAAGCGGCGGATCTTGATTCGATTAAAACCTTTGAAACGAATCTGCGTGAACTGCTGCTATCCGCTCCGGCGGGGATGAAGCCGACCTTAGCGATCGACCCCGGTTTCCGCACGGGATGTAAAGTGACAGCGCTCGATCAGACAGGTAAATTTTTAGAATATCAAGCGATCTTTCCCCATACGGGAAAACAGGATCAGGCAATGGTAATTCTGAAGCAATTGATTGCTAAACATAACATTCAGTTGATTGCGATTGGCAACGGTACTGCGAGTCGTGAAACGGATGAGTTTGTCGGTAAAGTGCTCAATGAACTCAACGGTCCTAAACCGATTAAAGTAATTGTGAATGAATCCGGTGCCTCGATTTATTCCGCGAGTGAGGTGGCGATTAATGAATTCCCGGATCTCGATATTACAGTGCGCGGGGCGATCAGTATCGGTCGCCGCCTGCAAGATCCCCTCGCGGAGCTGGTGAAGATTGATCCGAAGTCGATCGGGGTGGGCCAGTACCAGCATGATGTTGATCAAAAGCTGCTGAAAAAGCAACTTGATGAAACGATAGAAAGCTGCGTCAACTTTGTCGGGGTTGATCTCAATACGGCCTCCCAGGAATTGCTCACCTCGGTGTCGGGGATTAACGCGACTGTTGCGAATAACGTTGTGAATTACCGCAACGAAAATGGGGCATTTACCAATCGCAAAGCCTTACTAAAAGTGCCAAAACTTGGCCCTAAGGCGTTTGAACAAGCAGCGGGCTTCCTGCGGATTCGGGGCGGCAAAAATCCCTTGGATAATACAGCCGTTCACCCCGAGCGCTACAAATTGGTGGAAACGATCGCCAAAGATTTGGGTGTGGACTTAAGCGAAACTGCCAAAATTGCTCAGCAACTCCAGCAAAACCTGCAACGCTATGTCAGCGATCAAGTGGGAGAACCGACTCTGCGCGACATTGTGGCTGAACTGGAAAAGCCGGGCCGTGACCCGCGGGCGGCTTTTCAGTATGCGACCTTCCGTGAAGACATCAAAGAGATGCGTGACTTGCGCGAGGGCCTTGAGCTCGAAGGTGTCGTCACGAACGTGGCGAATTTCGGGGCGTTCGTGGATATTGGCGTGCATCAAGATGGCTTGGTCCATGTCTCCCAATTAGCCGATCGATTTGTCAGTGATCCTAAGGAAATTGTCAAAGTCGGACAGGTGGTGAAAGTTCGCGTCCTGGAAGTGAATGAAGCACTGAAGCGGATTAGTCTGTCAATGCGTGCGCCATCGGGCCAGTCGCCTTCCCGCGCCACTGCCACTACCGCCCCGCAGCGTCAGGCCAAACCCCATAAAAATTCTGCACCCGCCATCCAATCGACCCGTCAACCAGCAGCGAAACCCGCCACCTTAGAGGATCTAAAAGCAAAGTTTGGTAAGTCAAAGCGCTAG
- a CDS encoding Pepco domain-containing protein → MELAVKISAKGQVKLIAGGEATIKLKFKRSKQTE, encoded by the coding sequence ATGGAATTGGCAGTCAAAATTAGCGCGAAGGGTCAAGTCAAACTGATTGCGGGCGGCGAAGCCACGATTAAGCTAAAGTTCAAACGATCGAAGCAGACAGAATAA